The Juglans microcarpa x Juglans regia isolate MS1-56 chromosome 8D, Jm3101_v1.0, whole genome shotgun sequence genomic sequence TTCAGGTACAAAATGGTTTGAGAATATGTCTTGGGCTCAATCAATGTGGAAGTAGCAAGAACAAAGGATTTATGAGAAGGGGAAAGTCTGTTGTAGGTCAAAAAATGACTGAGTGGATAAACAATGCTCAAAGAACCAGCAGCTTGATGATCATTAGAAGGTGCTGATTGCAAGGTAGCCTGTTTGCAGTGATATGATTGGAAATATGAAGGAGGATGTTTGGATCGATTGGATCTTCTAGGTGCATAATTTTCTGGAACTAGGCTAGGTGCAGAATTTTCTGAAACTGAGTTAGGCATACAAAGAGGTAAGTCTGACTTTGGAGTAGGAAGAGGAATAGAACAATTAAAAGAACTGTTCtcaaatggggaaaaaaaaaaaaggagtaatCTGTAGCTAGAAAAGGTCTTGATGAAGAATtatcaaaaggaaaaacttCTTCATGAAATACTACGTCTCTAGAAATGTAGCAAGTCTGAGTTTCTAGATTTAATAGCTTATATCCCTTAACACCAAAGGGATATCCTAGAAAAATTGACTTTACAGCTCTTGGTGAAAATTTGGATCGATTATGAGAGGATGTTGAGCCAAAACAGAGACAGCCAAATACCCTCAAATGTGAAAAAGATAGAGTTTGATGATATAAGAGCTCAAAAGGAGTCTTATTCAAAAGAAGAGGAGAGGGAGTTCTTTTAATGAGGTAAACAGTTGTAAGAACACTCTCTCCCCAATAACAGATAGGTAGTTTAGCATGAAAAAGAAGTGACATTGCCACATTGAGAATGTGTTGATGTTTGCGCTCCACAATAGAATTTTGTTGTAGAGTTGCAACACAACTCATTTGATGAAGTACTCCTTTggaggcaaaaaaaaaattttgaaagcaaACTCAGGTCCATTATTTGACCTAAGGGCTTTAATTTTGACTGAAAACTGAGTTTCTATGTGAGTAAAGAAAGAATGTAAAAGGAAACTAGCTTCAGACTTGGATTTCATTAAGTAAATCCAAGTAGCCCGAGAAAAGTCATCAACTATTGAAAGAAAAGACCTAAAACCATCAATAGTAGGAATGGTCATAggtccccaaatatcacaatgtaCTAAATCAAAAGAGGCAGCAGATTTATGTTGACCAATAGGAAATGGTAAACGTTTTTGTTTAGCAATAGGACAAGTAAtacatgaatgaaatgaagaatTCAAATTGGGGATGTGTTTATTCAAGAGTTGCAGTCTAGAGGAAGAAGGATGTCCTAATCTAAGGTGCCACAAGGCTACATTAGATTGAGCAGAAAAACAAGTGGAAGAATGATGTATGGAGCTGGGAATAACCAACTTGTACAGACCATCTTGCAATTCACACATCCTAATCATCTTCGAAGTGGCTAGGTCCTGCAGAAAACATTTGTCTGCCTTAAGGAGTAAGGAACAATTTAGAGTATGAGTTATCTTGCTTACAGAAATAAGGTTGAAAGAAAATGTAGGGACACACAAGACATTGGTTAAAATCAGAGTAGGACTCAAGATGATGTCACCAATATGTGTGACTTCTGCAGAGGAGCCATTAGGTAACTGAACTGTATTAGAAACAGGATGAGGAGTGCTGGTGTAGAGGGATGGAGAGCAAACCATGTGGTCTGATGCACCAATATCGATAATCCAAGAACATAGTTGAACTAAGGTTTCAGCAACACATACAGTTTTGGATGTACCTGAAAAATTAGGCCCTAATGCCATGTTGACAGAAGGAGTAGGAGCAGCTGATGAAGTTGGTTTCAGCAAGGCCAACAACTATTGATATTGCTCCATAGTCAAGGGCATACTTGAAGAATTATCAGTACTGATAGATGAAGCATTAGTACTGATATTTGAGGAGTACTGAACTGCATTGGCATAAGCATTAGGACCTTTAGACTTATCCCTAAACTTGTAGTTAGGAGGATAACCATGAACTTTGTAACACTTGTCAACTGTGTGGCCAGCAATGCCACAATGACTGCAAATCATCTTACTTCATGGATTAgccttaaaatttttaaaaccagCGTCAGTTTTGGCAGCTAGAACCACGGATTCAACTGAAGCTAAGGAGATGCTTCGATTACTAACAAGTCTTTGTCTCTTTTCTTGTATAACAAGAGAAAAGGTTTTGTTAATTGAAGGTAGATGATCCATCATCAAGATCTGACCTCTAACATTATCAAAAGCATCGGTGAGTCCCATAAGAAACTtcataacataatttttatgatgATGTGCAGCAAAAACCTTAGAAGAATTACACTTGCATCCTTGACAATAACAGACAGGTAAGGGTTGATAATTCAAAAGTTCATCCCATAGTATCTTGAGAATTGTAAAGTATGTGCTAACATCATTCTGGTCTTGACGTAGGGCAGAGATTGCAGTTTGCAATTCGAAGATGCGAGGACCATTTCCTTGTGAAAAACGTTCCTTCAGTTCAAGCAACAATGCATAGGATGAATCCACATGTATGACACTCTGAGCAATCTTCAAGGATAGAGAATTCAACATCCATGAGAGCACAATTGTGTCACACTTACTCCATGGAGAGAATAGAGGATCAGTTGTTGTTGGAAGAGGAAGTGAGCCATCAATGAAGCCAAGCTTGTTGCGAGCCTTCAAGGAAAGAAACATGGAGCATGACGACGAATGATAGTTGCGATTGTCTAATTTTTCACTGACCAGAAGAACTCCAGGATTATCAGCGTTGGTGAGAAAGTAAGGGCTACGAGGATCAAATTCAACAGTGAAAGGAACAACGGAAGAAGAGTTTGTTTGCTCAGCCATAATTGGAAAGAAGCTACAAGAAATCAAAGGAAGAAAACCCAATTTCTATTTCTACTGATACCATATCAATAATATCGAGACCTCTATTTCTATTGTGTAGTAAAAAGAGAATTCATTGTATGTATTGAATTGTTGTTTACAGAGCTGCTATTTATATACAAAGCATATGACTCTGATTGGTCAATGCAGTAATAGAAAGAATAACTAACTTTCTATAcacatgtaaaatatatatacaaagcaTAAAGTATATGAACTCTTGATACCACCTCTGACCCCTCAAACCAATTACTCCTTGTCCAAAGAACATCTTAAGCATAGGGTCAAACTCAATCTTCTCAAACGATCCACCAGTGTTCATGAGTTCTGCTTGTATCATCTCAAACTCAATCTTAAGCCTCAGTTGAGACCCGAACCAATAATGAATGTTTTTCCATACACAACAGACCACTCGAGCCAGTCAGTGGAGGACGTCGTGGTCATCCCTAGACATGGCCTTCGGCTGAGCTTCGGCGTACATCCAGATGATCTCCAGTGCGTTTCCGACAAAAGGACAGTAGGGAGGGCCTCATATGCCTTGTCTGCAGAAATGGTCTTGGATTCTCGACGGCAACCATAAAACTGAGTGTAGGAGTTTCAAGAGCAGGTagaagatgatgatcatgatcaagatCAGTAGAAGCAGGTTCATTTTTTGAGAGCACGGTTAGAGAGAGCGATGAATGTTTTTCTAGGATAGGAATGGAAGTGCTGAAACAGTTCGGTGATGATAAGATTACGACGGATCCTTTAGACCTAGTCTTTAGAGATCTAtcgtctggactagaccatgtcagtcacgaAAGTGTGCTGGAGAGCTATTAACGTCtgtaactaatttttttaagtcaaaattatatattctttatgaatgaaatgtgatctCTTTATCAAAAAATAGCATATGGATCGTAGGGATCATTAAGGCAGTACTAGTGGGGCAATATCTAATGCAGCAGTATTGCGAATGGAAAATGTTTCTCACCGAGAAAAGCTATACTAGCGTGAACTATTGATACAGCGTAGGTTATAACCTTCCTATGCTCCAGCATTGTCAGTTGCGAATTAGGAAAGTACCGACACAAAAGCACTAAATATGCGGTGGCATGACCATGCAAGGGCCATTGGGCTTTGCTTTAGGGGATGACGTAACTAGCTTGGCCtatttctttctaattaatttaagttGCGTTTGTATGTTAaagtgaattgaattgagttgaattgagttgaaataataaaatattgttagaatattattttttgatattattattattttgagatttaaaaagttgaattgtttattatattttatgttagaatttgaaaaagttgtaatgatgagttgagaggaattgagatgagttaatcatccaaacgaaaccttagCCTCCGTTTGGGTAGTGGTaatactctattattatttattattttattattattttttattaattttttataattatttattattatttaatattttattattatttttttactattattcattaaatATCTGAGATTATCTTATTATTGAAATGCAACTAAATTAAAGATGAATGtactattcttattttaataagaaaagtCAAACTAAATTAACTAATAATTATTGATAagcatatataatttctatatccGGAATCTACCCCACTACATGACCCTCATACTATTTAGTCTTTTTCGTAGTTTTTTCTTTCGCTTTTGGTCTATATATACAATGGAGATCTCTTCTTTTGGTCATTAAACTCATcctaatttatctcaactcattattataactttgttaaattttaatacaaaatataataaaaaattcaactttttcaaatctcaaaataataataatattaaaaaataatattttaataatatcatctcaactcaattcaacatccaagtCACTATCTTGTAGTCACTTACGAGCAACATGATGTGCCGCTCCATAAGACTTTCCAGTTATTGATCATCCTTTGACAAGCGAGAGAAGACTCGCCATGGAAAGTATTCTGCCATGTGTAGCACTAGCATGAGATCCAACAACCTTGGATCCTACAAAGCCGACTAACCTTACCTCTCCCGCTCTGATATGTAGGGACCAATGACCATGTCCGAAATAGCCATTAAAGGTCGTTTGTCTGATGATTTGGACCATTTGTTGCATGCTATCTAAGGATCATGAGAAAAATAAGGGTTGAGATGTAACGTCTTTAGGGGGAGGTCCTAGCCCACGTCTAGATCCATACTTCAAGGGTATAATTGAAGTCTCATtggaattattaaaaaaaaaaaaaaatctccctCTTAAACGGTATGGGTCAATCTAACATAGATGACATGGCTCAAGTCTCACACTTCTAGGTTAAATAATGTAACATCACATGGGAGACACTAGTCACATCTAGGTCCATAAaccaaaaggattagtcaattgTATAACTTAAGTCCTATTAGAaccattataaaaaagtaagaaCTCCTGACTTCTAAacaatatgagatctcatacactttttttttttttaatgaatctCATACACTACTTATTATATACATCAATCATACTCAATACAAGGTATCACATTGTGATATATTACATTGTCCATTCATAATAATGCAAGGAAATGAAAATAGGTAGTTAGTCATTTAAAGAACAAATTGGAAAGCTTGACTCTCTTTTAATGTAAGGAAATTCAATGCATCAAGATGATTTGACTATTTGGAGAGAAAAATGCTGAAGATatggaaattaaaaagtaaaggGCAATTTCATGGAGCACTCCTAATGTGAAGCCCAGCCCTAAACCCAAGCTCAGTTTTAATTTGTTGTGAGCTAACCCGGTTAGAAGCCCAAAGCAAGAACAAAATCCCAGTCCCATACCCTATACTATGTcgttttttctctttctccctcattttCCCTCTCCTGCATTGCACTCCCCTCCCACCTCTATCTCTCCCAGCCCAACTTATCTCTTTCACATTTGTGCCGCCGTAGCCCACACAGCCGCTGCACCTTGTCTCGGCACCTCCCACCCCACCTTGTCGAAGAACTCTTCCATCTCCCTCTTCTGCTACCTTCTGGTGCTAACCACCACTCACCATCGTAGCATAAGCTTGACCCCTGTCACTCGTGGCACCACATGAAGCATCTATAGCTTACCTCACATCAAACCACCAAGATCCGTCGTCCAAATCTCACCATCTAAAAGTCACACCGCCATCAAGCTAAGCCCATCTTCCATCCTTCGAAAACCCATCATAAAGCCCTCTTCTTCCTCCCAATCTCATCCTCAACCGCCGGATCTTTcattcccccccccctcttTGATTTCCATCTTGTGCGGCTTAAGGGATTTTTGCCTAGGGTTCCACCGCATGTCTCACGATCCACCGCCTTCTAGATTTCACTAGGGGTTGCTCCACAACCCCCTCACCCTTTTCACTTGTACACGGTCAATCCCCCTCTCAGACCCACCCAAAAATGAGtatggatctctctctctctctctttcaggGTTGCACCACTGCCAACCACCGCATGTCACCATGGAACCCCCTTCCACACCCTTTATTTTCATTAGATCTACTACCTACTACATTCCCGACTGTAGAGTCCCACATCTACCTGAGTCTGTCGTTGCCACCATGCGCCGCCACTAGTGCCGCCATGCTCCGCCACTCCAGGTGCCACCATAGTAAGTCATGTGCCATTCTgattttgtgttgatttttaGGCTTTTTTAGATTTAACTAACTGATTTCCCAACTCGTAGTGATGCGCTTGTAACGGAATTTTCTCCACTTCACAAAGTCCATTGAGTCTCGGCCCAATACCCTGCTCAAAGGCCACCAAGTCCGCATAGGGGGGAGAAACATCTACCAGGAAAAAGAGTTGAGTAGTCGACAAGACAAGTCAGCCTGACAGCCTCACGAATGCGGTGAAGGTCTGAGGCGCTTTTCGTTTGGCGTTCAGTTGCTGGAGATGACGTTCCTTGGATAAATATGTCTGGTGGCCGAAAGCAGATCCGCACTCCTCCATGAGAGGGATAGAGTCGGCTCTGGCGTGCCTCACAGGGAGGTAGGTTAGAGCTTCTGGAGTTTCCTTTGGTGGTGATTCTATTGTTGGAGATTCTTTTGTTGAAGTCCGTTGGTGGAGATTTTTTCTTCAGGTGACTAAGGGCAGACCCACACTCCTCTGcaagagggataaggcaacatTTAAGGCCTACATTTCCCTTTCGCCTCTAGGGAGGTAAGCTGCTAATGGCGATCCCATTGATGTAGATTTTGTTGATGATGTCcgtatctttttcttcattattcAGGCGGTCTATAGACTCAGCCCACTCTTCATCGGGGAGAGGTCAGAATATCTCATGCCATTCTACCTCTTTGTCTCCCGGAGAGGTAATTCAGACAGCAATGTGACTGATCTACTCTTTCACTGGAATCGGGGCTAGGGTAAGTTATTCGAGTAGCCGTAAGGCTGATCCCACTCTGCATTGTGAGAGAGATAAGGCAACCTTAAGGCCTACCTTTTTCCTATGGTATCCTGCAAGAAGGTAAGTCGTTTGGGCAGTCTGTTGCTGAACCCACTCCCACCCGTTAACATTGCAGGAAAAGGTAAGTTTGGGTCAAGCTGGTGCTGATCCCACACTTCATCGTAACAGGGGCcagggtaagttattcgggtagcTATGAGGTTAATCTTGCTCTCCTCTACGGGAAGGATAAGGCCACCCTGGGGCCGACCTTTCCCTATAGTATCCCGTAGGCAGGTAAGTTTTTCGAGCAGTTTGTTACTGAACTCGCTCCCTCCCATTGACGCTGACAAGGAAGGTAATCATTGTTTTGATGACGAGTAGCTGAGGACAAACCCGTACTCCGTcgcgggagggataaggcaaccttaaggcctacctttccctatacGCCCTTGCAGGGAGGTAAGTTTGGACAGCAATTGGCTGACCGCTCCTTCACCGTGAGGGGGGGTCTGGGTAAGTTATTCGGGCTGCTTCGAGGCTGGTCTCGCTCTCCCGGACGAAGAGGCTGAGCCGCCTGCTCTCCTATCATCCTTCATGgagaggtaagttgttcggacAGTCTGTTACCGAACCCACTCCCGCCCGTTGACATTAAGGGAAAGGGTAGGTTGGGTCAGGCTAGCCCTGATCCCACACTTCATCATAGCGGTGGTCAGGGTAAGTGATTCGGGTAACCGTAAGGCTGATCCCGCTCTCCCGAACAAGGAGGCTAAGCCACCTACTCTCTTATTATCCTTCGTGGGGAGATAAGTTGTTCAAGCAGTATGTTACTAAACCCACTCCTACTTGTTAacgcttacgaggaaggtaaaaTTTGTCTTCGGGTGGTCAAGAACCGACCCTCACTCCTCTgcgagagggataaggcaacctacAAGACCTACATTTCCCTATACAATCCCGCcaggaggtaagttgttgataGAGTTTCTGTTTAGTGGAGTTGACTTTGTTGATGGAACTTGGTTGATTTTGTCGTTGCAATGTCGGGTTGTACAAGACAGAATTCACACAACAGGAAATAATTGCGTTAGTGAAATAGAATTCACACAAGTTTTAAGGAGACAAAATGGAGCGTATAGTTGCAACAACTTATTTTTGTTCGCTGTCGCTTGACCAAAATTGGCCGCAGTTATTTTATcgtttcttctcttccttgctcctcctttttatttatgcttccatttttttttaaatatcttcaTGACTTGCATTCAATGATCATAACCATGCAAGCTACGATAAGCAAATAGGGAATGATCCTCTCCTTGAAGAAATGAATCCCTAGCAGACAATCCTTCTGTGTTGTTCATGGAACAAAGGGAATAGCATATACAGTGCACACTTGGTGATGAGAGGtcttttgaatttttcagaACTTAGATTCTCCACATAGTTCTTCCTCCTGCTTCTCTCAAACTTTAGGTCCTGTTTAAGAAACTCATATTGTTAACATTGTGGAGTCAAGGTCTGCTCGCCAGTTGGTGGCCGTGTGAAGGAAGTCATGGACAAGAGGCTGTGGACAGGGGACCGAGTAGTGCTTGGCCACTGTGCATGGCCGACAAGAGGAGGCCACTGTGCATATGGCCTAGGAGAGGAGGATCTCGACTGTATGGTTGTGGTCGTGGTCTCAAGGACGTGGAGTGGTGAGCTGACGTGCAGAGTCGCAGAGGTTGGCCATGAGCTCTCTGCATCACCCATTGTGTATATAGCTGCAGTGCATGGCGCACATGTAGTGACCGCGTGGAGGAGTGGTGCTCGTGGCGAGGAGTGATCCTACCTGCTGTTGCATGCGGCCAAAGAGTGCATCCACTAGTCGTGGAGAGGGCCCGAGGAGTTGTGGCCGTTGTGCTTGAACGTGTGATGACTTCGGCACGGCACAAGGCCGTGTACTAGGTAAAGGACGCTGCCGCCGATCGAGAATGATCGAGGACCACTCCAGCTCGAACAGACATCGCCTGGGGCTAGGTGATAATAGCCGATTGGAGCAGGGGTGGCTCCCGACAGTCTACCATGAGTTTGctgtgaatccaagttgtgccGAGGTCGGAAGCCTCTAGCAGTCATGGGTCCACTAGGGGTGAGAATCGGCCGATCCAGACCAAAAAAAATGACTAAACCAGCCATTTCGACCCAGACCAGACCGCCCGGGATTGGCCCCGGTCGATCTCAGTCCGAATGCATTCGATTCGGTCCACGGTCCAGGGCTTTTTCACCCCAGACTAGACTGGAccaagtgaaaataaaaatatatatttataatttttatatattaattatataattttcatctaacctaatCCTTTCACTAACTCACCATTAtgtaattattaactaatactaatatttataattgtatactaatactaatatttatactaatactaatagtctagactctaatatggtataaaaaaaattactaatagtctaatatagactatagttatactaatatagttataacttatactaaatcactataactaatattactaatatatagctataccatattactaatagtctaaaactaatactattatatagttatactgatcataaaaagttaatactaatcactataagtctatagataaatatatatatagtatgaaagtattattatattctttaatgtatTGCTGATACTATTAAGAgttatagtataaattataatatatgtataatttataaatttataatagtatggataattaaatattttatgcttatttataACAGTATGTTAAGTATGTATCCTTCTCAATTATGCATGTAATAtgtatggataattaaattatttatgtttattacttcatatacaaaatgttaaAAGTTTTATATAGCTCATTATGCATTAACATACTTTAAGTtagtaataaagtaataattaacatcatcaagataattataactaaactaaatcactatagtctacaactataattaaaaattataactaaatcactataagtctataagtctactatctatatatagtattaaattgtTAATATCACTATGAGTCTATGACTAATGACCATATCACAATGAGTCTATGAGACtatgaccatatattattatatagtattaatatcgctattaaattattaatatagtatatagtaataatagtattagtaatattttatatcaatgtattattatataatatataatatatattccataatgtatttgtatcaatgtattattatataatatatagtattagtatcactatagcatt encodes the following:
- the LOC121242216 gene encoding uncharacterized protein LOC121242216; the protein is MAEQTNSSSVVPFTVEFDPRSPYFLTNADNPGVLLVSEKLDNRNYHSSSCSMFLSLKARNKLGFIDGSLPLPTTTDPLFSPWSKCDTIVLSWMLNSLSLKIAQSVIHVDSSYALLLELKERFSQGNGPRIFELQTAISALRQDQNDVSTYFTILKILWDELLNYQPLPVCYCQGCKCNSSKVFAAHHHKNYVMKFLMGLTDAFDNVRGQILMMDHLPSINKTFSLVIQEKRQRLVSNRSISLASVESVVLAAKTDAGFKNFKANP